GCGGAATGCGCCCCAACAGCTTCATATCGAGATGCAGGAGCTCCCCCGGATGCTCCCGCGTGTAGCGAATGGGAACGCCGGTGGCACGATCACCGTCGTGCAACCGCGAGAGCCCATGGCGCCGCAGCACGGCAT
The window above is part of the bacterium genome. Proteins encoded here:
- a CDS encoding IS481 family transposase, coding for AVLRRHGLSRLHDGDRATGVPIRYTREHPGELLHLDMKLLGRIPPGDGHRVHGRGAAPSRHRGLGYEALHVAIDGRSPMAVCKQRP